Below is a genomic region from Lusitaniella coriacea LEGE 07157.
GTTTGCTTGAAAACAAGCAATCTCCTGGGTTTTGAAGCCCTTGTCCGTTGGCAACATCCCGAACGCGGTTTAATCTCTCCCACCGAGTTTATCGCCATTGCAGAAGAAACGGGATTAATTATTTCTCTCGATCGGTGGGTTTTGCGCGAAGCTTGCTCTCAACGGGTTCGCTGGCAGAGTCAATTTCCCCATCTTCCCCCACTAACCATCAGCGCTAATCTATCCAGCCAACAATTCAAGCATCCCAATTTAGCCCGACAAATTCAGGAGATTCTTCGGCAAACGCGCTTGGACGGGCGCTATCTCAAACTCGAAATTACAGAAAGCTTGTTAATGGATAGCACGCAGTCTGCGATTCAGATGCTTCATCAACTCAGAGCCATGAAAATTCAGTTGAGTATTGACGATTTTGGAACGGGCTATTCTTCTTTTAGTTATCTGCACCGATTGCCCGTAAATACCCTCAAAATCGATCGCTCTTTTATTCAACAAATGAACGGGCATGATAGCAAATCGGAAATTGTCAAAGCGATTATTAATTTGGCGCATACTCTGGACATGGATACGATCGCGGAAGGAATAGAAACTGTCGCGCAGTTCCGACAACTTGAAGCAATGAACTGTGAATACGGACAGGGATATTTTTTCGCGAAACCCCTCTCTTCCCAAGGAGCAACGGCACTCATTGCTCAATCGATTCCCCAGGAGCGCGATCGCGCGTCCTAAATTTATTTCCTCATCCCGTCTCCTCAAAGGCGTTCCGACCTCAATCCGTCTTTCTTCTTCCTAAGTGAAATGAGCAGCTTATTGCTTGGGCGACTCCTGGGGAATGCAATGATATCAAATCCTTCTAATTGCCCATTATAAAAATTCCCGCCTGATGTGAACACCCTGAAACCCTTGCTAGGAAAAGGGAATAGCGCCGAGAACCCGCGTCGGCGAAAGACGCAAGGGAACGCTCGGCAAGACAGGGAACAGGGAATAGGGAATAGGTTTTTTCAGTTATCAATCATTCAGTCATTAGATGGAAGACGGGGAAGGGGTAAAGCGCCGAGACCCCGCGCCGCCGTGAGGCGCAAACGTCCGGCACAAGCATTTGAGGAAAACTGAGGGGCTGTGTTTCGAGAAGGTGGCGACATCTGAGGTTCCCTCAGATGCTTGTGACCACCGTGTTTCCTCGAAACCCTGTACGCCCCGTCAAATGACGCGGACTTGGGAACGCTCGGCAAGACAGGGTAAAGGGGAAGGGAGAAAATTAGTTGTCAGGTAATTAGCAATAGTCATTAACACTCCCCATATCCATGTCTCCATGTCCTCAAAAAAACTCCCCCAGCTTCCCCAGCTCCCCTCTCTCCCCGTCATCCCATCACCGTGTCAGCCCTAACTAAGGCGATTCAACCGGATTTTATATGACTACCCCGTCGAACCCACCGCATCCTTGACAATCGTCGGTTCGGGAATCGCGCTGAAAGGCTGGTGCAAGCTAATCAATTGAGCCAGAATTCGCTTGAGTTGCGTGCGCGGAACGATCGCGTCCACAAAACCATGCTGGAGTAAATATTCAGAAGTTTGGAAATCATCAGGCAACTTTTCCCGTAGGGTTTGCTCGATCACCCTGCGTCCCGCGAATCCAATCGTGGCTTTAGGTTCTGCCAAAATGACATCCCCCAACATCGCGAAACTCGCCGTCACGCCGCCCGTTGTCGGATGGGTTAGAACGGGAATATAGAGCAATTTCGCCTCTCGATGGTGTTGCAGCGCCCCGGAAATCTTTGCCATTTGCATCAGACTCAACATTCCTTCTTGCATTCTCGCGCCCCCCGACGCGCAAAGAATAACCACGGTTAAGCCTTCTTGGGTGCCATATTCAATCAAGCGGCACAATTTTTCCCCCACAACAGACCCCATACTGCCCCCCATAAAGCGAAAATCCATCACGCCCAAAGCGACGGGCAAACCATCAAGCAAGCCAATTCCCGTTTGTACTGCATCGGTCAAACCCGTTCGTTTTTGATAGTCTCGCAGGCGATCTTGATAGGGTTTGCGGTCTTTAAAACCCAAGGGATCGATGGGGGAAATTTCCTCATCAATGGGTTTCCAGGTTTTGCGGTCGATCAATTGACGAATCCGCTCGTCGCTATTCACCCGCAAATGATGACCGCAGTCAAGACAGACCATTTGATTGGCTCGCAGGTCTTTGGTGTAAGCTAAAACGCTGCACGCTTCGCACTTTGTCCATAGAC
It encodes:
- the accD gene encoding acetyl-CoA carboxylase, carboxyltransferase subunit beta, with product MSLFDWFANRQKSEPHVQPPQEREIADGLWTKCEACSVLAYTKDLRANQMVCLDCGHHLRVNSDERIRQLIDRKTWKPIDEEISPIDPLGFKDRKPYQDRLRDYQKRTGLTDAVQTGIGLLDGLPVALGVMDFRFMGGSMGSVVGEKLCRLIEYGTQEGLTVVILCASGGARMQEGMLSLMQMAKISGALQHHREAKLLYIPVLTHPTTGGVTASFAMLGDVILAEPKATIGFAGRRVIEQTLREKLPDDFQTSEYLLQHGFVDAIVPRTQLKRILAQLISLHQPFSAIPEPTIVKDAVGSTG